Proteins encoded in a region of the Podospora pseudopauciseta strain CBS 411.78 chromosome 6, whole genome shotgun sequence genome:
- the sec1 gene encoding syntaxin binding protein 1 (BUSCO:EOG09261ZJR; EggNog:ENOG503NVK8; COG:U), whose amino-acid sequence MEGVSIIKEHQKSIIDIIRNTTRGDWKVLVLDETTQAILDTTVNEDDILNHNIANIERIEERREPNPTMDAIYVISPTPFAVDCLMADFERRRYRSAFLIWTGVLPDALARRVDAARRQIAAPPQNLFVDFYPRESHLVTFQDPSSFQVLYNPSCNDLVARHLTTLAQKIASVCHTLGEAPRIRYYAPQTATHEAGVLSFHLARFLQNEIERLQKVDQNFPPQTTRPQSVLLITDRSMDLMAPLLHEFSYQSFIHDVLPLREQPNGTVTYHMVINEGLPQAEEKDVEITEKDKLWVDNRHKHMADTIAKLMGDFKSFIAKNPNFAGKNENETSLNDIRDMLAGLPQFQEMKQAYSLHLTMAQEAMNIFQKFKLSEVASVEQTLATGLDEDLKKPKNILDQVVRLLDDQDVAPTDRLRLVALYALYRDGMIDQDLLRLLWHASLQRSRESTDKAAIENLELLGARPLKTQLKEVPPRQPNTPLFPPNTKTAVQSEEYALSRFEPAVKHMLEDLCSGTLDQTSFPYVIPPQAGGQADDAFQTQGSLRSAAPRWASANRRQVENRQRIIVFVAGGATYSEARACYEVSEKHNRDVYLVTSHMQTPNKFVEDLRHLKSDRRRLKLPMDEPPKKAPAHLFERPAPPPQQQVRPPQPGGGAPGMGMGGQMPPGGPRPPTKALGQMTLSSGPGGPSGGGGGHERTSSTATGASVGMGEDKEKKKKKRNIFGIKKDK is encoded by the coding sequence ATGGAGGGAGTCTCGATAATCAAGGAGCACCAAAAGTCCATCATCGACATCATTCGTAATACCACCCGAGGAGATTGGAAGGTTTTGGTGCTCGATGAGACGACACAGGCGATTCTCGACACCACCGTCAACGAAGATGACATTCTCAACCATAATATCGCGAACATCGAGAGGATCGAGGAGCGCCGGGAGCCCAATCCAACCATGGACGCAATTTACGTGATATCGCCTACACCATTTGCCGTCGATTGCCTCATGGCCGATTTCGAACGCCGCCGCTACCGAAGTGCGTTTTTGATATGGACCGGGGTTCTGCCCGATGCCCTAGCACGGCGTGTTGATGCTGCCCGGAGGCAAATAGCagctccccctcaaaacctctTCGTCGACTTCTACCCCCGAGAATCACACTTGGTTACCTTCCAAGACCCGTCCAGCTTTCAAGTGCTATATAACCCCAGTTGCAATGATCTAGTAGCACGGCACTTGACGACGTTGGCGCAAAAGATAGCTTCTGTCTGCCACACACTTGGAGAAGCACCGAGGATACGCTACTATGCGCCGCAGACCGCGACCCATGAAGCTGGAGTTCTTTCCTTTCACCTGGCTCGCTTCCTTCAAAACGAGATCGAGCGGCTACAAAAAGTGGACCAGAACTTTCCGCCACAAACTACCCGGCCTCAGTCAGTGTTGCTAATCACGGACCGGTCTATGGATCTGATGGCGCCGTTACTTCACGAGTTCTCCTACCAATCATTCATCCACGATGTACTACCGCTCAGGGAGCAACCAAACGGAACAGTTACCTATCATATGGTGATCAACGAAGGGTTACCCCAAGCCGAAGAGAAGGATGTGGAGATAACCGAGAAAGACAAGTTATGGGTGGACAACAGGCACAAGCACATGGCGGATACAATCGCGAAGTTGATGGGAGACTTCAAGAGTTTCATCGCGAAAAACCCCAACTTCGCCGGAAAGAACGAAAACGAGACCAGCCTCAACGACATTCGAGATATGTTGGCCGGCCTTCCTCAGTTCCAAGAGATGAAGCAAGCCTATAGTCTACATCTTACCATGGCGCAAGAAGCCATGAACATCTTCCAAAAGTTCAAGCTCTCCGAGGTGGCCTCAGTGGAACAAACCCTCGCCACCGGCCTCGACGAAGACCTCAAGAAGCCCAAAAATATCCTCGACCAAGTTGTTCGTCTGCTAGACGACCAAGACGTTGCCCCCACCGACCGTCTCCGGCTCGTGGCGCTGTACGCCCTCTACCGCGACGGGATGATCGACCAGGATCTTCTTCGGTTGTTATGGCATGCATCGTTGCAACGATCGAGAGAAAGTACCGACAAGGCAGCGATAGAAAACCTCGAATTACTCGGTGCTCGCCCCCTGAAAACTCAACTCAAAGAGGTCCCCCCACGTCAACCCAACAcccctctcttcccccctAATACGAAAACCGCTGTCCAGAGCGAGGAATATGCCCTTTCGAGATTCGAACCAGCGGTCAAACACATGCTTGAAGACCTCTGCTCTGGAACCTTGGATCAGACTTCCTTCCCTTACGTCATCCCACCCCAAGCAGGCGGACAGGCGGATGACGCGTTTCAAACCCAGGGCTCCCTCCGCTCTGCCGCTCCGAGGTGGGCTTCTGCCAACCGCCGCCAAGTTGAAAACCGACAGCGCATCATTGTTTTTGTCGCGGGTGGAGCGACGTATTCCGAAGCTAGAGCCTGCTATGAAGTATCCGAAAAACACAATCGGGATGTTTACTTGGTTACGTCGCACATGCAGACGCCGAATAAATTCGTCGAAGATTTGCGGCATCTGAAGTCGGAtaggaggaggttgaagctGCCGATGGATGAGCCCCCCAAGAAGGCGCCCGCGCATCTGTTTGAACGGCCGGCGCCgccaccgcagcagcaggtgaGGCCGCCGCAACCCGGGGGTGGGGCGCcagggatgggaatgggggggcAGATGCCCCCTGGGGGTCCTAGGCCGCCGACGAAGGCGTTGGGGCAGATGACGTTGAGTAGTGGCCCAGGGGGGCCGtcggggggaggtgggggccATGAGAGGACGAGTAGTACTGCTACAGGGGCTTCggtgggaatgggggaggataaggagaagaagaagaagaagaggaataTTTTTGGGATTAAGAAGGATAAATAG
- a CDS encoding hypothetical protein (COG:U; EggNog:ENOG503PAFX) encodes MSHSQDSDLERQEPHTFKSALTSFLTVKDGEVYETHPDKNPKWYQKLLDIGVEENGIKPVPLEQRTCTQYNNLFTYPNRHARHVGHGHELEGRLSRHRFLCHVDLHSTCLYGDWWHGDWAKAVDSSEIFLWPLPRHHPPSPQRCHSNWLFLALSRGRRPNPRLSQPRSAFGQHRYYHHLSCLLCRLPLWLQGSPLLGKMDLDPQPHRHCHCLGLWRQVSSPADKQPTGNRFSGHDVGCSDRGVFHYIWRHGVRLQHLPQTKRCVSVSLPLFFSIQTTFRVFAYTYFGLLLPSVPLLILGAAIGGCSPNVPSWSAAYATTGIGGILYQMLVPVLGNFGKFILVLLALSVIGNIAISMYSISVNLQQLLPFFAQVHRFFFIFVAMGLLIPFAIKAAEAWEESLTNFLAVIGYWAGCFDAVVIIELVVFRKGDYSSHDHKIWNVGRKLPPGAAALGASLLSLGLVVPGMAAPWYTGPLAKVTGDIGFESAFVVTGLGYLVLRWVEIKVVGHV; translated from the exons ATGAGTCACTCTCAGGACTCCGACCTCGAGAGACAGGAGCCTCACACCTTCAAGAGCGCCCTGACATCCTTCCTCACCGTCAAGGATGGCGAGGTCTACGAGACTCATCCTGACAAGAATCCCAAGTGGTACCAGAAGCTGCTTGACATCGGCGTCGAAGAGAATGGCATCAAACCAGTACCCCTTGAGCAGCGGACGTGTACGCAGTACAACAACTTGTTCACG TATCCCAACCGGCATGCTCGCCACGTTGGGCATGGGCATGAACTTGAGGGACGCCTCTCTCGTCATCGTTTTCTTTGCCATGTTGACTTGCATTCCACCTGCCTTTATGGTGATTGGTGGCATGGAGACTGGGCTAAGGCAGTTGATTCAAGCGAGATATTCCTTTGG CCGCTACCTCgtcaccatcccccttctcctcaacgCTGCCACTCTAACTGGCTTTTCCTTGCTCTCAGCCGTGGTAGGCGGCCAAACCCTCGCCTCTCTCAACCCAGATCAGCTTTCGGTCAACATCGGTATTATCATCACCTGTCTTGTCTCCTTTGCCGTCTCCCTCTTTGGCTTCAAGGCAGTCCACTTCTGGGAAAGATGGACCTGGATCCCCAACCTCATCGCCATTGCCATTGCCTTGGGCTGTGGCGGCAAGTATCTTCACCTGCAGACAAACAACCCACCGGCAACCGCTTCTCAGGTCATGACGTTGGGTGCTCTGATCGCGGGGTATTTCATTACATTTGGAGGCACGGTGTCAGATTACAGCATCTACCACAAACCAAACGTTGTGTCTCGGTAAgcctcccccttttcttctctatCCAGACAAC ATTCCGCGTCTTCGCCTACACCTActtcggcctcctcctcccgtcggtcccccttctcatcctcggcgccgCGATAGGAGGCTGCTCCCCCAACGTACCCTCCTGGTCCGCCGCCTACGCCACCACAGGAATAGGAGGCATCTTGTACCAAATGCTCGTCCCCGTCCTCGGCAACTTTGGGAAAttcatcctcgtcctttTGGCCCTCTCCGTCATAGGAAACATTGCCATCTCGATGTACTCCATCAGCGTCAACCTCCAGCAGCTCCTGCCGTTTTTCGCACAAGTTCATCGgtttttctttatttttgTGGCCATGGGACTGTTGATTCCGTTTGCGATCAAGGCGGCTGAGGCGTGGGAGGAAAGTTTGACGAACTTCCTCGCGGTGATTGGGTATTGGGCGGGATGTTTTGATGCGGTTGTCATAATAGAATTGGTGGTGTTTAGAAAGGGGGATTATAGCAGTCATGATCACAAGATCTGGAATGTTGGACGGAAATTACCGCCgggggcggcggcgctggGAGCGAGTTTGTTGAGTTTGGGATTGGTGGTTCCGGGAATGGCGGCGCCGTGGTATACGGGCCCGTTGGCGAAGGTTACGGGGGATATCGGGTTTGAGAGCGCTTTTGTCgtgacggggttggggtaTTTGGTTTTGAGGTGGGTTGAGATCAAGGTGGTGGGACATGTTTAA
- the RPN1 gene encoding proteasome regulatory particle base subunit (BUSCO:EOG09260JED; EggNog:ENOG503NU6Z; COG:O), with protein MAQDSDLSKTADKGKGKAVDDETQKDKVAQPVENGKKDDDKAETSEELSEEDQQLKNELDMIVERLTESDTSLYKPALEALGSSIKTSTSSMTAVPKPLKFLRPHYETLTKLYDEWPASDDKNSLADVLSVIGMTFSDEDRQDTLKYRLLAPTQDIGSWGHEYVRHLALEIGEVYGKRIATDEPTADLVDLALALVPLFLKSNQEADAVDLMSELEIIEELPKFVDENTYGRVCLYMVSMVNLLTYPDNEQFLRVAHDIYKTYKQYTQAMVLAIRLNDLELIEADFQDAPDLALKKQLSYLIARQRIWLDSDKTDDEEIQECLSNVKLPDHFKALGKELNILEPKTTEDIYKSHLESSRVAGLTNFDSARHNLAAAFVNGFVNAGFGNDKMMLVAGDKESWVWKTKDEGMMSTVASLGTLLMWDIENGLDQVDKYTYLEEEPIQAGAYLAIGIMNSGVRLDSEPAMALLADNDKLAHKNPLIRVSAIMGLGLAYAGSNKAELLDFLLPIITDTTQQMRVSAMAALACGLVFVGSSNPEVTEAIITTLLDDDRKGQLTDKWTRFLALGLGLLFFGRQEEVDVILETLKAVEHPMAKPTSVLASICAWAGTGAVLKIQELLHICNEHLEESEEKKGDELLQAYAVLGIGIIAMGEDVGQEMVLRQFGHLMHYGEANIRRAVPLAMALVSPSNPQMKVYDTLSRYSHDNDNDVAINAIFAMGLVGAGTNNARLAQLLRQLASYYHRDQETLFMVRIAQGLVHMGKGTLSINPFHTDRQILSRVSAAGLLTVLVAMIDAKQFITSDSHYLLYFLVTAMHPRFLVTLDENLKPLTVNVRVGQAVDVVGQAGRPKTITGWQTQSTPVLLAHGERAELEDEEYISLSSTLEGLVILRKNPDWESGK; from the exons ATGGCGCAGGACAGCGACCTGTCGAAGACCGccgacaagggcaaggggaagGCTGTAGATGACGAGACACAGAAGGACAAGGTCGCTCAGCCTGTGGAGAATGGAAAGAAGGATGATGACAAGGCTGAGA CTTCAGAAGAGCTTAGCGAGGAGGACCAGCAGCTGAAGAACGAGCTTGATATGATCGTTGAGCGGCTGACT GAATCCGATACGTCCCTCTACAAGCCAGCATTGGAGGCTCTAGGGAGCTCGATCAAgacctcaacctcttctATGACAGCTGTGCCGAAGCCCTTGAAGTTTTTACGTCCACATTACGAGACCCTGACGAAGCTCTACGATGAATGGCCAGCGAGCGATGACAAGAACTCCCTTGCCGATGTGCTCTCGGTGATCGGCATGACCTTTTCTGACGAAGACCGCCAAGATACTCTCAAGTACCGATTGCTTGCGCCCACGCAAGATATCGGCTCATGGGGTCATGAGTATGTTAGGCATCTTGCTCTGGAGATCGGCGAGGTCTACGGGAAGCGCATTGCCACCGATGAGCCAACAGCGGACCTTGTGGACCTTGCCTTGGCCTTGGTTCCCCTGTTTCTCAAGAGCAATCAGGAGGCCGATGCTGTTGATCTAATGAGCGAGC TCGAGATTATCGAAGAGCTGCCAAAGTTCGTGGACGAGAACACATATGGAAGAGTCTGCTTGTACATGGTGTCCATGGTCAACCTGCTCACATACCCCGACAACGAACAGTTCCTCCGTGTAGCCCATGATATCTACAAGACCTACAAGCAGTACACACAGGCCATGGTGCTTGCCATCAGACTCAACGACCTTGAACTCATTGAAGCCGACTTCCAAGATGCCCCTGATCTGGCGCTCAAGAAGCAGCTTTCCTACTTGATTGCGCGCCAAAGAATATGGCTCGACAGCGATAAGACCGATGACGAGGAAATTCAAGAGTGCCTCTCTAACGTCAAGCTTCCCGATCACTTCAAGGCCCTGGGCAAGGAGCTTAACATTCTCGAGCCCAAGACCACCGAAGACATCTACAAGAGCCACCTCGAGAGCAGCCGCGTCGCCGGCCTGACCAACTTTGACTCGGCCCGCCACAATTTGGCTGCCGCATTCGTCAACGGGTTCGTGAACGCAGGCTTCGGAAACGACAAGATGATGCTGGTTGCAGGCGACAAGGAGAGCTGGGTATGGAAGACAAAGGATGAGGGTATGATGTCCACAGTGGCCTCTCTGGGCACGCTTCTCATGTGGGACATCGAGAATGGGCTTGATCAGGTAGATAAGTACACCTATCTTGAGGAGGAGCCAATCCAGGCCGGTGCTTATCTTGCAATTGGCATCATGAACTCTGGCGTTCGGTTGGACTCTGAGCCTGCCATGGCTCTTCTTGCAGACAACGACAAACTTGCCCACAAGAACCCGCTGATCAGGGTATCGGCGATTATGGGATTAGGTCTTGCTTATGCTGGGTCTAACAAGGCAGAGCTTTTGGACTTCCTGttgcccatcatcaccgatACGACTCAGCAGATGCGGGTATCCGCCATGGCTGCTCTTGCGTGCGGGTTGGTATTCGTGGGCTCTTCTAACCCCGAAGTTACCGAGGCCATTATCACCACGCTCTTGGACGATGACCGCAAGGGTCAACTCACCGACAAGTGGACACGATTCCTTGCTCTTGGCCTGGGTCTTTTGTTCTTCGGGCGccaagaggaggtggatgtcATTCTGGAGACTCTCAAGGCGGTCGAGCACCCGATGGCGAAGCCTACCTCTGTCCTTGCTTCGATCTGCGCTTGGGCCGGAACTGGTGCTGTGTTGAAGATTCAGGAGCTGCTCCACATTTGCAACGAGCACTTGGAGGAGtcagaagagaaaaagggcGACGAGCTCTTGCAGGCCTATGCTGTTCTCGGTATCGGTATTATTGCGATGGGTGAGGATGTCGGCCAGGAAATGGTTCTCCGGCAGTTCGGCCACCTCATGCACTATGGCGAGGCCAACATTCGCCGAGCCGTACCCCTGGCTATGGCTCTTGTCAGCCCAAGTAATCCCCAGATGAAGGTGTACGATACACTTTCTAGATACAGTCACGACAACGATAATGATGTTGCCATCAATGCCATCTTTGCCATGGGTCTGGTCGGTGCCGGTACCAACAACGCCAGGTTGGCTCAGCTTCTGCGCCAGCTTGCGAGCTATTATCACCGGGATCAGGAAACCCTCTTTATGGTCCGCATTGCGCAGGGTCTTGTTCACATGGGCAAGGGCACActctccatcaaccccttccacacCGATCGCCAGATTCTGTCGCGGGTATCGGCTGCTGGTCTCCTCACTGTTCTTGTGGCGATGATTGATGCCAAGCAGTTCATCACCTCGGACTCGCATTATCTGCTTTACTTCCTTGTCACAGCTATGCATCCACGCTTCCTTGTAACGTTGGACGAGAACCTCAAGCCATTGACTGTCAACGTGCGCGTTGGTCAGGCTGTGGATGTGGTTGGCCAGGCTGGTCGCCCCAAGACGATCACTGGGTGGCAGACACAGAGCACGCCAGTGTTGTTGGCGCATGGTGAGCGTGCTGAgttggaagatgaggagTATATTAGCTTGAGCAGTACCCTGGAGGGTCTGGTTATTCTGCGCAAG AACCCCGATTGGGAATCAGGCAAATAA
- the RIB7 gene encoding 2,5-diamino-6-(ribosylamino)-4(3H)-pyrimidinone 5'-phosphate reductase (EggNog:ENOG503NX1M; COG:H), with product MTRETLSFPPTSIPPLEPYLPLTSPSPSSKPHLTLTYATSLDASLSLAPGVRTTLSGPYSKSMTHYLRTRHNAILVGCTTALVDNPALNSRLGSITSLDQQPRPIILDPKGRWDFTEDSQVIRLAAEFKGKGPWVVTKRGGETKERGELLERVGGKFLFLETGEDGRFKWGDVLSVLGEQGVRSVMVEGGGEVINSLLIDPENRLVDSVIITIAPTWLGKGGVVVSPSRQQGQTSQLKLRDVSWQPHGEDVVLCGRILRS from the coding sequence ATGACCCGCGaaaccctctccttcccccccacctccattCCACCCCTAGAACCCTACCTCCCTCttacctccccctctccaagctcaaAACCACACCTAACCCTCACCTACGCCACCTCCCTCGATGcgtccctctccctcgccccaGGCGTCCGCACAACCCTTTCCGGCCCTTACTCCAAATCAATGACGCACTACCTCCGCACCCGCCACAACGCCATCCTCGTCGGGTGCACCACCGCACTCGTCGACAACCCAGCCCTCAACTCCCGGCTAGGAAGCATCACCTCTCTCgaccaacaaccccgccctATCATCCTCGACCCAAAGGGTCGCTGGGACTTCACCGAGGACAGCCAGGTAATCCGTCTAGCGGCTGAGTTTAAGGGGAAGGGCCCTTGGGTGGTGACtaagaggggaggggagaccAAGGAACGGGGAGAGTTGCTGGAACGTGTAGGGGGCaagtttttgtttttggaaaCGGGGGAGGACGGGAGGTTTAAATGGGGGGATGTGTTAAGTGTTTTGGGGGAGCAAGGAGTGAGAAGTGTCATGgtagagggaggaggggaggtgatcAACTCTCTCCTCATCGACCCAGAGAACCGCCTCGTCGACTCGGtaatcatcaccatcgccccAACTTGGCTCGGCAAAGGCGGGGTGGTAGTCTCACCCTCACGACAACAAGGACAGACGTCACAACTGAAGCTGCGGGATGTATCCTGGCAACCTCACGGCGAAGACGTTGTGCTTTGTGGGAGGATTTTGCGCAGTTGA